The following proteins are encoded in a genomic region of Pseudomonadota bacterium:
- a CDS encoding CvpA family protein, producing the protein MGSIDIAVISIISLLTVRGIWTGFIRQAAFIVALIFGFWAAGRYYHLFSGLLDNFITIPQVSFLVTYSLIFAVVYLLVMLLGLGLKKVVTISMLGGFDRFIGGLFGIGKGVFITTLLFMLVAGTFANSASFLKRSYFYPFLEDSSKLVRSFIMDRSLRDRFQPSEPAIPAIEEGVANLYAANSRRITTDQERALDAIRYQLAREVGGAPSR; encoded by the coding sequence ATGGGTTCCATCGATATTGCAGTTATCTCGATAATTTCTCTGCTCACCGTCAGGGGAATCTGGACAGGCTTTATTCGCCAGGCCGCGTTTATTGTCGCCCTGATCTTCGGTTTCTGGGCTGCCGGCCGCTATTATCACCTGTTTTCAGGTCTCCTCGACAACTTCATCACCATACCACAGGTCAGCTTTCTGGTAACCTACTCCCTCATCTTTGCGGTTGTCTATCTGCTGGTCATGCTCCTGGGGCTGGGTCTGAAAAAAGTCGTCACCATTTCCATGCTGGGCGGTTTCGACCGGTTTATCGGCGGACTTTTCGGGATCGGCAAGGGGGTGTTTATCACCACACTGCTTTTCATGCTGGTGGCCGGGACCTTCGCCAACTCCGCGTCATTTCTGAAGAGATCTTATTTCTATCCGTTCCTCGAAGACAGTTCAAAGCTGGTCCGGTCTTTTATCATGGACCGGAGTCTACGCGATCGTTTTCAGCCGAGCGAGCCGGCGATACCCGCCATTGAGGAAGGGGTGGCCAATCTCTACGCCGCCAACAGCAGAAGGATAACCACTGATCAGGAACGGGCTCTCGATGCCATCCGGTACCAGCTTGCCAGGGAAGTCGGGGGAGCCCCCAGCAGATAA